A genomic segment from Pseudoduganella chitinolytica encodes:
- a CDS encoding ABC transporter substrate-binding protein — protein sequence MIIKNTIAAAIMTLCAGAAFAQVPPGYPADYQKLVDAAKKEGKLVVYGATDSKATQPLIRDFSALYPGISVEYNDMNSTEVYNRFISERAAGGNTADVMWSSAMDLQIKLAAEGSALQYKSVEAAQLPAWAVWEHKAYGTTFEPAAIVYNKRLLAANEVPATHDDFARLIQQPKFRDKVTTYDIEKSGVGFMFMTHDAAAYPKFAELRKAFGVAKVRVQSSTGTMMERISSGENLIGYNVLGSYALVRAKTDPSIGVVLPKDYTQIMSRVVFINKAAKNVNAAKLWLDYMLSKRGQAIIANESKLYAIRADVTGETTSADLIKTIGQANIKPIPVNPSVLEYLAPAKRMAFLKGWKDTAGKK from the coding sequence ATGATCATCAAGAATACTATCGCGGCAGCCATCATGACCCTGTGCGCCGGCGCGGCCTTTGCCCAGGTCCCGCCGGGCTATCCGGCCGACTACCAGAAACTGGTCGACGCGGCGAAGAAGGAGGGCAAGCTGGTGGTGTACGGCGCCACCGACAGCAAGGCCACCCAGCCGCTGATCCGTGACTTCTCCGCGCTGTACCCGGGGATCAGCGTCGAGTACAACGACATGAACTCGACCGAGGTGTACAACCGCTTCATATCCGAACGCGCGGCCGGCGGCAATACGGCCGACGTGATGTGGTCCTCCGCGATGGACCTGCAGATCAAGCTGGCCGCCGAAGGCAGCGCGCTGCAGTACAAGTCCGTCGAGGCGGCGCAGCTGCCGGCGTGGGCGGTGTGGGAGCACAAGGCCTACGGCACCACGTTCGAGCCGGCCGCCATCGTCTACAACAAGCGCCTGCTGGCGGCCAACGAGGTGCCTGCGACGCACGACGACTTCGCCCGCCTGATCCAGCAGCCGAAGTTCCGCGACAAGGTCACCACCTACGACATCGAGAAATCCGGCGTGGGCTTCATGTTCATGACGCACGACGCGGCCGCCTACCCGAAATTCGCCGAGCTGCGGAAGGCCTTCGGCGTGGCCAAGGTGCGGGTGCAGTCGTCCACCGGCACGATGATGGAACGGATCTCGTCCGGGGAGAACCTGATCGGCTACAACGTGCTGGGCTCCTACGCGCTGGTGCGCGCCAAGACCGATCCGTCGATCGGCGTCGTGCTGCCGAAGGACTACACGCAGATCATGTCGCGCGTGGTGTTCATCAACAAGGCGGCGAAGAACGTCAACGCGGCCAAGCTGTGGCTCGACTACATGCTGTCCAAGCGGGGCCAGGCGATCATCGCCAACGAGTCGAAGCTGTACGCGATCCGGGCCGACGTGACGGGCGAGACGACCAGCGCTGACCTGATCAAGACGATCGGCCAGGCCAACATCAAGCCCATCCCCGTCAACCCGAGCGTGCTGGAATACCTGGCGCCGGCCAAGCGGATGGCGTTCCTGAAGGGCTGGAAAGACACGGCCGGCAAGAAGTAA
- a CDS encoding ABC transporter permease gives MQTATIAGTTGATIPALAARRGPRVNLLRGLVVVLTALAIFMPLCLIFYQSFLSAPFFMPDAVAGLDAYRFIVDDPDFGMAFKNGLLLATGLAAIAVPLGGMLAFLMVRTDLPGRSWIAPLLLVPIFVSPMVMGFGYVVAMGPVGFYSTWIKDLVGFIPWNVYSFTSIVVIAGLTHVPHVYLYASSALRSLGSDVEEAARVAGASPLRVMLTVSLPMIMPALAYAGVLVFFLGFEVFGLVLVLGDPEGHLVLPTYLYKLTNKLGTPSYHLMAAVAVCLVMVTMPLVMLQRWLLRSANKYVSIKGKGARSKALPLGRWKWLAFALLGAWLLLTIVMPLSGIALRSFVQYWGEGVSLAGVLTLQHFRDILEQPALMRAIVNTVLIGVVGGGLAVFCYSFIALAMHRRQDGIARFLDYSVLVPRAIPGLLAGLAFLWVFLFVPSWLDGLLKGADNAVAAWLSAHLVPALRELRTTIFAVWLAYSVVWMAYGMRLISTALLQVGPELEEAARAVGARRGQVVRHVTLPLVRYGLLGSWLMIFLIFEREYSTGVYLLSPGTEVIGAMLVSLWAGGSTELVAALSFINITLVAIGLGIALRFGVKLHD, from the coding sequence ATGCAGACCGCAACCATCGCCGGCACCACCGGCGCCACCATTCCCGCGCTGGCGGCGCGGCGCGGCCCCCGGGTCAACCTGCTGCGCGGCCTCGTTGTCGTGCTGACGGCGCTGGCGATCTTCATGCCGCTGTGCCTGATCTTCTACCAGAGCTTCCTGTCGGCGCCATTCTTCATGCCCGATGCCGTGGCCGGCCTGGACGCCTACCGCTTCATCGTCGACGATCCCGACTTCGGCATGGCGTTCAAGAACGGCTTGCTGCTGGCGACCGGCCTGGCCGCCATCGCCGTGCCGCTGGGCGGCATGCTGGCCTTCCTGATGGTGCGTACCGACCTGCCTGGCCGCAGCTGGATCGCGCCGCTGCTGCTGGTGCCGATCTTCGTCTCGCCGATGGTGATGGGCTTCGGCTACGTCGTCGCGATGGGCCCCGTCGGGTTCTACTCGACGTGGATCAAGGACCTGGTCGGCTTCATCCCGTGGAACGTGTATTCGTTCACCAGCATCGTCGTCATCGCCGGCCTGACGCACGTGCCGCACGTGTACCTGTATGCCTCGTCGGCGCTGCGCAGCCTGGGTTCGGACGTGGAGGAGGCGGCCCGCGTGGCCGGCGCCTCGCCGCTGCGCGTGATGCTGACGGTCTCGCTGCCGATGATCATGCCGGCCCTGGCCTACGCCGGCGTGCTGGTGTTCTTCCTAGGCTTCGAGGTGTTCGGGCTGGTGCTGGTGCTGGGTGACCCGGAAGGGCACCTGGTGCTGCCGACCTACCTGTACAAGCTGACGAATAAACTGGGCACGCCGTCGTACCACCTGATGGCCGCCGTCGCGGTCTGCCTCGTGATGGTGACGATGCCGCTGGTGATGCTGCAGCGCTGGCTGCTGCGCAGCGCGAACAAGTACGTCTCGATCAAGGGCAAGGGCGCGCGCAGCAAGGCGCTGCCGCTGGGGCGCTGGAAATGGCTGGCCTTCGCCCTGCTGGGGGCGTGGCTGCTGCTGACGATCGTCATGCCGCTGTCGGGCATCGCGCTGCGCTCGTTCGTGCAGTACTGGGGCGAGGGCGTCAGCCTGGCCGGCGTGCTGACCTTGCAGCACTTCCGCGACATCCTCGAGCAGCCGGCGCTGATGCGGGCCATCGTCAACACGGTGCTGATCGGCGTCGTCGGCGGCGGCCTGGCCGTGTTCTGCTACAGCTTCATCGCGCTGGCGATGCACCGCCGCCAGGACGGCATCGCCCGCTTCCTCGACTACAGCGTGCTGGTGCCCCGTGCCATCCCCGGCCTGCTGGCGGGGCTGGCGTTCCTGTGGGTGTTCCTGTTCGTGCCCAGCTGGCTGGACGGCTTGCTGAAGGGGGCCGACAACGCCGTTGCCGCCTGGCTGTCGGCCCACCTGGTGCCGGCGCTGCGCGAGCTGCGCACGACCATCTTCGCGGTCTGGCTGGCGTATTCCGTCGTGTGGATGGCCTACGGCATGCGCCTGATCTCCACCGCGCTGCTGCAGGTGGGGCCCGAGCTGGAAGAGGCGGCGCGCGCCGTCGGCGCGCGGCGCGGCCAGGTGGTCCGCCACGTCACGCTGCCGCTGGTGCGCTACGGCCTGCTGGGCAGCTGGCTGATGATCTTCCTGATCTTCGAGCGCGAGTATTCCACCGGCGTGTACCTGCTGTCGCCCGGCACGGAAGTGATCGGCGCCATGCTGGTCTCGCTGTGGGCGGGCGGGTCGACGGAACTGGTCGCCGCGCTGTCCTTCATCAATATCACGCTGGTGGCCATCGGCCTCGGCATCGCGCTGCGCTTCGGCGTCAAGCTGCACGACTAG